AAAATAGCAAATGTCTAAAAAAGAATTCCTTACTCTTTAAGAGTATCGACGCATTGTCCCAAAGCTCCACCTACTGTAATAGGCCAAAATAATTAATAGTTGCTATAATTTTAACAATGCCTGTCCCAAGTACGAATGCATTGATATCATGGACATGTAGTGAACTATTCTACAAGTCAAGGGTCTTGGGTTACATTGCTATGGAGCATCTAATATCATATTAAGAAATTGGATAGGTTTGGGCAACGGTAACGAGAGCCCCTGATGAAATTGATTTTCGTGGAACGCCACCCATTCAGGTGGAGGATTGCAGACCAGTTCACCAGGATCTAATGGCCTGAGCTCCACCCGGTCCGATATTCTCCACTTCCGCTTAAGAGAGTTGATCTCCTTCATCATCATGCTTCTCCCTGACTCGTCGCAGACTGTCCCGTCCACTAGCGTGTACCTAGGTTTGGGCACACCTTGAGGGATAGTAACTGTCACCTCATCCCCAGACCTCAAATTATCCTTCCTAGCTCTCACTTCCCTCCGCACTTCCCGAACTCTCTGAAACCACTCCTGTGGAGGACGCGGACTCCTTGGCCCTATGCCCTCCCCGAGTACCGCTGCTTGCAAAATAGCGATCTATAGGAGGCTTGGTAAGATGATCCCTCTCCCCCACCATAGCTCTTGTTTCTAATTCCATCCTAAAGCCTACGTGTACCCTAGAATCTGGTATCTATAATTAGAAACAAAGGAGTCAACCTAGAATTACGAATCTAGGGCTTCGTTGAAGCATGAATCACTCCCCACTCCCActtgaaaacccaaaaaccccaaaacaaCACCAGAAAAACCCAAATAACCATATGTGGATTTCTATTCCAAGCCAAAGATTGCATCTTTATTCGAGTTTTGCTTACTACTGCAAATTCACTATTGTCAACACAAAACTAGAGCAAAGTGTTTGAATCCAGAATTGTTGCAgctagtcaacagtctcttttctgcgcgggagTGCCAGCActgttcgggtgcggtcgtcgaggatgtcccttgacctgacttctatcaagcgattgtggatgaggagagcaccaacctcgtcgtgagattctttgtgcctcgtggtgaggacttttgctgagcatcttgaaaatcacacaatcgatactcgatgttgtagatcgagcagagcgagaaccaccgggaagtgaggagaacttgctaaagcgtgactttagcttggctgggttgctagggcgttactcttgcttggctggttccgtaaccgttgtggtcgcggcactaccgtcagctcccgaggagactaggaccaaagtacgttgacagagggtttggtggcactgaaagtcggcttctgagaagactaggactaggagtgtgatcaccggtaagagaaagaaaaggagaggagttgctcttagagaggtttgctctagagagaacttagatcatcttagagatgttgttgtgttGTGAAAATGTGTTGATGTTGGTgtttggtcgtggtactacaatcggctctcgaggagactaggaccgaagtacttTGACAGAGGATTTGgcggcactgaaagtcggcttctgagaagactaggactaggagtgtgatcaccggtaagagaaagaaaaggagaggagttgctcttagagaggttgctctagagagaacttagatcatcttagagatgttttgatgttgtgaatgtgtgtttgagaatgagaggagaaggtgtttatatagggaagaaaaagaagagtgaaatgatgagtggaagaaatataatgaaagtggagtatgaaagtgatttgtaaaatatggaaaagatagagaaatgatgaaatgaaagcaaagcatgaaggtacAGAAACatagaagtgatgatgatctattaaagagattgtagtagaaaaatatatccaaggaaaaaaagaaaagcatctagctttcttcatgtgggtaggaaacatgaacatgtgaatattgagctggttttaggtcagtttctgcccctttattccttcaattatttctccaacaagacttcagtatgagccttcgacttcttcatatgaaattatccaccatgagtgtagattactgtggtaaaatttcagaatttatttccatgtggttgggccggaaatgctgttggacctcttacaggtccagttttccagttttgcttctgcataaaattggactgattgtttgaaggtcttccactAAAAACTAGCTctggtactcttcataagaaatgatcattgggatgtctagtattaatctggaaagtttcaacttatttgaatcttgtttggttagtcttctgcccctctttccttgtttagctcggtttctcctagccgaagtaagaaaatgtgctaaagttgacttttcatttccatgcttccatcatttccttttcttatagctcgcataattctccatagtaggctttatttagcctctaaataatatatttcgaacttgtcgacaatatatagatTGAGCCACtggcattggctcaatttctccaacacgTGTCTTGTCAgaccaaaatattcatttttgGTCCAAACACAAAGCATTatctatacaaaaaaaaaaaaaaaaaaaatacaacataAACTTAGCCAAAGGGAGAGAAGTGAGAAAACGCAGAAAGTGAAACGGTACAGAAGAGTTTTCAGTgctttaccttttttttttttgatgcaaACCGCCTTTCTCCCCTCGACGACTTTGCGATCGACTTCATTGCACAATGAAATGCCGACAATCCCCAGGAAAACTTGCAGAAACAACGAAAAGTGAAGGCGAATAGCCACTTTCCCTCCTAAATTCAAACAAAAAGCAATTGCAACTGTCGAAATCGAAACGCCCCAATTGTCAAATTGGGACACGTGTCCCACACACCCCTTCCACTACTAATGCACACAACAGTCAGAACTGAAGAGACCCACATTTATTATCACCTTGGTAACCGACGAACCACGTGGCTCGCATGCACACCAAGTGTTATGTCATCGGGTACACGAAGCTCACACCCTCctttaccccatcgggtacaagaggctcaagccctcattcaACCTCCTTGGGTATAAGGGGTCCAAACCCTCTATTCAACCCAACCGGGTACAAGAGATTAACACCCTCATTAACCCTATCAATACAAGAGGTTCAAGCCCTCATTCAACCTCATTGGGTATAAGGGGCCCAAACCTTCTATTCAACCTCATTGGGTATAAGAGGCCCAAACCCTTTATTCAACCCCACGGGTACACCCTCatttaccccatcgggtacaagAGGCACgccctcattcaaccccattTGGTATAAGGGGCCCAAACCCTCTATTCAACCCCACCGGGTACAACAAGTAATTAACACCCTCATTTGTCCCATCAGGTACAGGGCTCAAGTCATCACTTCAATCCAATTGTGTATAAGAGGTTGAGCCCTCATTTCACCCACCTGGTACATGACACTGTAGTCTAGCTACCTACAGTGACCCTACTCAAAGCCACCCGATCAAGTTATTTCTTCATcaggaacttgggggactccaTACAGGCATAATGCCCACCAAACCTTATGCCAAAACTAAtcaagtccccacccaagaaacatcttgaacgggaacttgggggacttatacATACTGCCAGTTATTTGACTGCCACAAAGTTTGGTACTATCGCCAGATCCTGCAGGATTTGCCATATATCATATTGGGGACTGGGTATCAGTGCCCACCATGTCTGTGCTCACAATGGGCGACACCTTGGTGACAAAGGTCTCGAGCCTATCCAGTGGAGCTCATTGAAGAATACACCAGAACCTGCTATAACCACAAAGGGATGAGCTGCATCCCACATCAAAGAAATAGCAAACATTTTTCCCATGCTCAAGTATATAAGTCAAATTGAACCACCTTTAAGAGGGTAATAACTCTTTCTTTGCTATTGTTACTCTGTCAAATTACTTACGTAGCCTGACTTCAGCATCAGAGAGGCATAAATCGTCTGGTATGGTTTACAGCTCTGACGTTGTGTGTTTTCTTTAACAGATCTCAGAGGTATCTTGGTGTGATGACCTGaattttcgttatttaattttagtaattaataattaataatggaccagttgtacgaattatGAGTATTTTGCTTTATTCGTAAGTCGTATGTGAAATAGAATTATTTTTcagacgaataattattcgagaagtgtggatttaggggggtacgaagtttgactttttatacattgagaatctctaaaaacttccttcacaaaaatcGTAGAGcacatcgatacgagtttgtggacatatgGCACGCATCAATCGGAGTTTGTTTGAGAAAGTTATTAGCATTTGAAAATtggaaaaaaatttataaatatagaaatttccggattttttttttcataaaacctAGAAATTTCCATATTTCCATTTTCCTCCCCCAGTTTCTCTTTGGTCTCTCTCCTCAGACCTGACGAATTCCAGCCGACCCGACCCTGACCCATCTCCCTTTTCCGGTGACGTATGGCGGCGGACCCGACCCATATCGATTCACCCAGCCTTCTTCCGTCGATGCCTGGCGTCAGTTTCACCGGTGGAGAAACCCAGAAGGAGATCGGAGCAGTGAACAGTGGCGGTGGACCGACTCGGTCATCCCCATACCGATCCTTTCCGGTTATGGaatctcttcctcctcttggtCATCCCCATACCCGCCTTGTAGGACGATTTTGCTTGTGAAGTGAAAGATCAAAGTTTGAAAATCAGCGGTGCACAACGAATCTGGAGCTTGATCAGATGGCAGAGATTGATCGATCTTGCAAGTTTGATTTAGGATGATCTAGACCGAActagacttagctccaggtatgaaagttgctcaactCTTCATGATGATCATGTTTGTTGGCCTTGATTTTCTGGTGGTCGAGTTTGACCAGGAGGCAACACCACTGCCTGTGGCGGCATTCCGACCATGCAAGGGAtagtttataattttatatatcatctactcattgatacgagcgtttcaatatataatacataatttttggagatcgaatAAATATGTTATAATTTTTACAGTTTCGAACCGTTCGATtttcaatccgtgaggattctagcgttcgatcgacttgtgattttgtcATATCGAtcatagaagtattccggagactttgggtaaTCTCgaatgtggtttcgcctcgactGACATTgggaattttagttcaaaacggaggtttcggacttaaatcgctTGTGATTCATATACTAAGTTGagaccatatgtgattaggtacctGACGAAGTACTCTTGGACTGATATTTTTGTGGTTgtgctgctttgttctgtattatAGACGCAACAAGATTCAGAGGTAAGTAATCTCACAAGATTCATTATGAACAGAGTTACCATTCTTGTTTTGGGTGttttttatttaactgcaaactatagttggtattggtAGGCATTtttgagcgaatgactacgtgtgtgtgtgtgtgtgtgtgtgtattcttgtgagtgatgtgtgatgaataatatgcatgattgtgttcatattattgttgaaggtgacttttcgggaaacaatattgtgtaaaaagatgttttctattgtttgaaaagtattgagtttgtggttacatttttgagtcaagtgtgacttattttaaatgtattaATCTTtataccaagagtcacagatggtgagcaaggaTGGAGAAATCTTCAATTAGATTTATGTAACATTTTTAGGTCGGGCGCGgcttacttaacgtttgattCTAAGACCAAAACGGGTCTGAAAATCATATGTcatagatggtgacaggtcgcataTGGTGACTAAGGCAAGAAATCGAAAATCACGCCTTTGGCCaggcgagtggttacgatcagctagagctctagtctatctGCCAATATAacttatgggggtaacggtcgaggttactggagactcataagtatgtagtttaaaaGAGAGTCGCGagaatattctttcttttattgtctagatgagacctGGTTTGGTTATTGCATTGTTGAGTTAGCAAATAGTACTTGTCGTGGTGGTGACTTATGTTATCCATTCGGTAGAAAGGACATGGAATGTtggaaggaatcatggttgcattgtTTCCTTAAgttgattggtgtgagttgttgattgatgtttcatgagttactcatacaagctttcataagcttatcgggtttgttgtgtgacaactcAGTATattattcaatggtgtaggggttaatcctgcaggtcaaggtaatcgtggctgaagctgagataACTTGTTGGCAACaaaacgggtaggaagcaaattttgttggctttgccattaaTATGACTttcgctatgtagtaagctctgaggagcatttacttttatcttgttgtgacaatttaattcgtaaactcgtgTAATATATGACTATGCGGAGTGAGTATATATCGACGTTGTGAGTTTATGACATAAGTATGTACTTggattaaaaggaaaaagtttttttttcagatattttgtattgatggctgaaccatcgaGTATGcagagccggccctgagggctgcaACCTGAGGCCACCGGTCTTAGGCGGGCCTCTGAcagcttttattttttatgtataTTTATAGTTCAATaagcctttatatatatatattttttgccaCCACAATAGCAAGCTGCTATTCTAGATCAGCGGTAATTGTGTAGTGTGGCTTAGAATGCCACCCAGGTTTGAGGCAAAACTgctgctttttctttttatggtttcttttgtattaagcactttctttttctcattgcTACAAAATAGTCTCAttttatactctctctctctctctctggtttcttttggtattaaacacttttcttttttttcatttctaccAATGTCTTTTCTAATTTAAGAAtacaatatagatttttttgttcCATTTTTTTCATTGCTACTAGTGTATTTGAGTTCATTTAttataggaaaaaaaatcatatgaaTGTTCGCCTCAGGCCTCCAAAatgtcaggaccggccctgcacgtatatataattatgagattatatattgatttttatttgtgtttaaaaatcggggcgtgacGTACACTTGATACCAGTTAGCTGGTGTAGCATTTTGTGTGATAGTCTCGAAGGAATCACCAAGATCTAAAAGTTGGCGTGGCATTTGCTGTGGTTGTTGAATCGGAGTGCATGGAACCAGCTGTTCCCTTTCTAAATGACAGTGATTAGTGCCCTACGGCTGAACACGTGCATCAATTCGTGACATGTTTGTTGATACCGCCGATTGCTTTCACGCCTAAAAAAACAGGTAGCAATGTGACTCACATAACAGCACGCTTTTTTAGTGTCCAAAACGCTGATTTTGGCATTATGTCTCTCTCAGTGCATGTTTTATCTCAAATCATTGACGTACCGCAGGGTTGCGTATCAATGGGCTTTTtcggtttttgttttgttgataAGGCCCAAGTTAAgaggattggtaaatctttCTCCAATGGGACTGGTTTCTGTAGATAAGTAAAGTCTGGAATGGTGAAGCGCAAAGCGAGGAGGCTCAGAATAATACAAATTACAAGTTTAGGAGGggcagagagagagggagagcgcAAAGCCACAATGATGCCAAGAGTGGCCATGTCATGGCGCAATGGACTCATAATGAGAATCCCATGGAGAACCAGAGCCCTCAACACCTTAAACGACGACGTTCACTCCTCCCGCCCAATTATCGTGTCTCCTCCTCTTGTCTCTCTAGACATTCCTGACGATTGGACTCCTTCTCCACCCTCTTCACATTTTGATTTTCCTATCAATTGCTGTACGTTTCACCCCAAGTTTCCTGCTTTTTCAATCTTTCGTCTACTGATGTTCTGGGTGGTGTTTCATTGTTTTGCTTCTAGGTATGTCACTATGTGATGGTCTGCAGAAAACCCAGTTCTTAACCAATTTGATTGGTGTTAATATATGAATATACTAGTAAAGCTGTAATTAATGTGTGATATTTGATGATTTTGCTTCTGGGTGTGTTAATTCATTAGTTTGGTTGTGGGTAAATCACTATGTTGTGATGGTCTGGACTCTGGAGAAAACCCAATTCTCAACCAATTTGATTGGTGTTATAAAATATGTATGCTAAACCCCAGTTCTAATAAAGCTGTAATCTTTTGTAACTTTCTGCTTTTCAATCATAATGTGTGATATTTGGTGATGTTGCTTCTGGGTAAACTGATCTGTGATAGTGCCTTTTTGATAAATTTGATGATATTTATTTGGGTCCCTGTTTTTCTTATGCTTACCATAGCCCATGAGCAGACTGCTGCTGTTATTGATGGGAAGTCTATCGCAGACGATATTAGGTCAAGAATAGGGAGTGAGGTAAGGAGGATGAAAGAGAGCATTGGAATGGTGCCTGGGTTGGGTGTAATTATGGTTGGTCAGAGAAAGGACTCTGAGACTTATGTCCGGAACAAGATGATGGCTTGTGAAGAAGTTGGAATCAAATCAAATGTGGCTCACCTGCCTGAGCATTGTACAAAAGATCAGCTTCTTAAAGCATTGTCAAAGTTTGATGTGGATCCCTCTGTTCATGGTATTCTCGTGCAACTTCCTCTACCACAAGTAATTTCTTAATCTGTGCCAATACTCATTTATTCAGCCTTTGTTATATGCATATAGAATTGAAGTTATAAATTGTATTCCAAATGGTCTCTCTGtgatattgttttttatttcttttatgttctACCTCATTCGAAGAATGTAAGAAACTGCTGCTTGATAGTTTCAATCTGGAAGTGATAATTGTAACTTAAACACCTTCCTCCCTCCCCGAGTGCCGTAGATAATTTCCTGGATATAAGCCTAGAAAACTTGAATTGTTAGAATACTTAATCAACTAGACAGATAATTTGATTAAGAATGatgtaataaaattttgtaGTTCTTAATAGACACTTCACTAAACCAAACTCACTAAAAGGAATACCAATTATTGGTAGCCTAAATCTTTAAGTCTTTAACACAACCAACCACCAATTAGAAGCtttctgaattatttttaaAGTCTTATTTATTTCAAGATTAGTTTGCATTTGGGATTTCTTGTCTGTCGATAAATGCTTGCCCCATTGCGATTTATGTCCTTGAAGGGTATAAGTATCACTTTAGGTGTTTTACACTTTCAACTTTTCAATCTTTTTTCACTTCTGCTGCACGTTATTATTAGGAACTGTTTCTCCATACATCTTTGAACTTTTCAAGTAAAATGGTATCTGGAAAATGTATGAACCCATGCAGTTCAGAGTTTGGGAATTTGGGGTTTACAGCCCATAGGCTGGTTTTTCAGGCTTTTTAAGTCCCAAGCTGACATGGTCAAGTTGGTTGAAGAGAACCCTCCATCATAAACCAAGAACTAAGACCTAACCCATGAACACCCTAGTGGATAGGTATGTCTCTTAGATCGCATGTATGGCAACTAAATAGTTGAGGTTTGATGCATTACATGTCAGAACTTGCTGCTGTTGTTTGGATGACTTACAACAAACTGTCTGGGACAGCATTTGGATGAGAGAAAAATTATGGATGTGCTGAGTCCAGAGAAAGATGTGGATGGCTTCCATCCAATTAATATGGGAAATCTTGCCATGAGAGGAAGGGAGCCTATGTTTATTCCATGCACTCCAAAGGGTTGCATTGAGTTGTTGCTCAGGTCTGGCGTGGAAATCGTTGGGAAGAAAGCTGCTGTCATTGGCAGAAGTAATATTGTAGGATTGCCTGCATCATTGCTTTTGCAGGTAATATCACATTCCTTTTCAAatgatagagaaaaaaaataataaaagaatttATACATTGATGATGTTTTGCCTACAAATGTTGTGCAGAGGCACCATGCAACAGTCAGCATTGTACATGCATTCACAAAGAACCCAGAACATATCACCTGTGAAGCTGACATTGTGGTCACAGCTGCAGGGGTGCCTAATCTTGTCCGTGGAAATTGGCTAAAACCTGGAGCAGTTGTCATCGACGTTGGGACCAATCCAGTTGTGGTAAACAGTCTACATTCGTTGTGGATTATAATGTTTAGAGAGTCAAATACAGACTACATTTTGACACTACTAATTTCAATTTCGAAATATTGGTGACCAATGTCACTTGTTGCAATAAAGAAATGGAATTTTAACTGTTAAGTCTTGAAGGAAGGGAAAGGAATGAGAATGTAATGTTATAGAAATGTAAGGATTACAGTGTTTCTATTGTCTAGAGgttaaaaatagaaagaaacctTTTTCTATGACTACTTAACTATAGCATCCTTTGCATGTGAgcgtttagtttttcttttgtagGTTGATGGTGAAAGGTGGAATTCATACAATTAATTGAACTGTTATATAGTACAAGTAGAAACTGACTTCGATTAACATTTTGAATGACACCAACTAATTACCTGACGAAACCCAATTTGTATTGGCAGGACCCTAGCTGTGAGCGAGGTTATCGCCTCATAGGAGATGTTTGCTATGAAGAAGCAGTGCGGGTGGTGTCAGCCATTACCCCAGTTCCTGGAGGAGTTGGACCCATGACAATTGCTATGCTTCTATCAAATACTCTTGATTCAGCAAAGCGAGCCTATGCCTTTACTTGAACCGTAATTTGTTAATGTATAGCTTTCTCCTTGTCTTTGAACTACTTT
Above is a genomic segment from Rosa chinensis cultivar Old Blush chromosome 3, RchiOBHm-V2, whole genome shotgun sequence containing:
- the LOC112195214 gene encoding bifunctional protein FolD 1, mitochondrial; protein product: MVKRKARRLRIIQITSLGGAEREGERKATMMPRVAMSWRNGLIMRIPWRTRALNTLNDDVHSSRPIIVSPPLVSLDIPDDWTPSPPSSHFDFPINCSHEQTAAVIDGKSIADDIRSRIGSEVRRMKESIGMVPGLGVIMVGQRKDSETYVRNKMMACEEVGIKSNVAHLPEHCTKDQLLKALSKFDVDPSVHGILVQLPLPQHLDERKIMDVLSPEKDVDGFHPINMGNLAMRGREPMFIPCTPKGCIELLLRSGVEIVGKKAAVIGRSNIVGLPASLLLQRHHATVSIVHAFTKNPEHITCEADIVVTAAGVPNLVRGNWLKPGAVVIDVGTNPVVDPSCERGYRLIGDVCYEEAVRVVSAITPVPGGVGPMTIAMLLSNTLDSAKRAYAFT